The nucleotide sequence AATACACCTGTTCGCGCGAAAAGCGAGAGTGATCGCAAGtgttcaaattaaaaatagcGTCAGCGTCGCCCATTGAAGGCCACCTGTCGAGTGCACTGCCTGCGGATATTTGTGGCCAGTGAAGCGTGAATCTGCAGAAAGCGCTTCATTCGGCGAATTATGCCATTGTGTTTTGTGTTCTGCTCTGTGTTATTCAACGGGTTAATTAGCTtctggccaggccaaaacaaTCAATGCGGAGAGCAGACAGTcgaagagagagagcgagcgaaAAATAACTAAGGGGAGGGCTGCCACCTTTTCTTTTCATTGTCTTCGGTTCATTAATACCCCAAAAATATCTCGTGCGTTGTGTTAACCTTAGACAGACagctgtatttatttttaagtagacaattattttatttgttgcttGGAGGAAAAGTTTGGTTAATAAAGCTAACGCGACAACCCTGAATTGCTCTGGCAACTCCCAGCTGTTTGCTTACTCTCCATGGAGGCAAACACTTTGTTACAGTGCTGCAAACTAAGCTATTTCCAAGCCAAATCTGGCAACTCATAAAAGAAgctttttgcaaattttaaaattattattgtaataacTTTAGAAAAGTAGCATTGGTCAGCggaagaaattaaaataaaactatatgCTAGTTTTGTGTTTAAAAagtatgtttatttttattttgccagcAAAggatttattaaaaagttAAACCTTAGCTATTTATTCGCTAAAAGTGTTGCCAACGGTGGTCAACActgccctctctctctctctctctctctctctctctctctcacgcCCGTAACGTCACTGTTGGTTTTGGCCAGGCTAACAACGCACACCTGCGACGCTCATTCTTCCCTGAATTGCCGTGAGTAAGCGTTGGGTTGAAAAAGCGAGCGCGTGTCGTGAATCGGAAAATCGAGACAAAGATAAAGAAAAGTTCATTATCACATGCCAGAAGAACAGCGGAAAATAAAGCCGTTGAACAAGTGAAAAACGAAAGGGAAATGCAAGTGAAAAGTCCAATTGGACCCTGCCCTTGaaagtgtgtatgtgttggcCGCAACTGTCTGCGCCtttgtgtgcgtatgtgtgtgtttgtgcgtgTGTTCGGTTCCTCCAAAAGTGTtcaatgtaaaaataaaatatccgATTAGATTCTCGAGCACAACAAAAGCAACCTTGAAAAGGCAGCCAAGAATCTGCCTTTCTGCTTTTCGGCTATTTATAACCGTTTGGAAATGCCCGACAAGTTATCCAAGTGTCCAATCGGAAAACGCACGTCGCACAATTGAAAACCTCTTGTCCATTTACCTATTCAACGTGTCTCAGTGTTTCCCTCTTCACTTGGGCGTGATCACGCATCCTTAAagcgaaaataataaaaagagtTTCAGTTCTTAAAGTTACAGTTGCGGTCAAAATAATAGTTGCATAAAGTCTTATTTGTCTACACGTCGAAAATTCAAGTACTGCACATGGATTTAAAATCAATAGATACGTTTAATATGTGACAAATCAATAAGTTTCAAAGTTTTCGAAACATTctattcaaaatatgattaATGTTTTATTGAATAGTTATCTTAACCATTATTATTTCGACTGCAACTGAGTGTCCATTTCACACCTCATTTTGTTAggtaaaaaaaacaaccaCTGGAATTCACTTTACGCACAAAAAGAACTTTAGAACGCAGCAGGATGTGGAAAGCGTAGGAAAAAAAGGTAGTAGACAACACGCAACGAAGGCCGGAAAAGGTGGAAATGACTCGCTAATTAATTAGCTAAGTAGGCAAAGGAAAAGCGGCGGAAAAAAGGTGTACCATCTAAGCCAACAATAAATTCCGATTTGTTGCAAAATTTATACCGAGCCAAGGCTTAAAATGACATCATACGCAAATGACAcaacgacagcagcagcagcaacaacggccACATCGgccgcagcaacatcatcGGATGGCGCAGCAGAGGCGGCAACTACAGCTGTCGCCGCCCACCAATCAGCTGTGGGGGGCGTGGCGCCATCAGCTGATACATCCAAAGTCAAGAGCCGCGACAATTTGTCCATTGGCCGCGGCCAATATGTCGATGACGATGGCAACAGCAGCGATGGTCGCGAAAAGGCCGACACAACACCGGAAAATATCAAGAAAATCGCCGAAATCATTGACAGTCCAGATGGCACGACCTCGGCCAACTCGCCAATACCCTCCCCCCGACATGTCCAGCTCAGGAATCCAATGAATCCCGGCTTCGTGGGCCTCGGCGCAGCAATCGATGACTCCTGTGGCAAGTTCTGCCTTGGCAAGCCGCCACCATCGCCGGCCGAGAAAGGTGAGCAATAGAGAGATGTACAGTGTTACCTTCTTAATAGTCCTGAAATGAATGCTCATGCTTGCAACAAACCTTACACTCTTTGGGTTTTCTACTTCAAAGCCATATCATATgttgtaaattttaattaatttttagttaaTGTTGATAATGATGTGGTGGGTTCATCTGGGGTTACAAACTCAGCTCTTTACATTTATGATGACTGGGATATTTTCTGCAGTTGATAGGGTTGTAGatttttattaactttatTGTAAAAACTCGTTTGAAAAACGATTAACATACCAAAAAGCGTGAACAGTATTTACAAATTACAGAGTCTATTATTGACTAGTATTTTTTAAAAGATCTTTAACCGGAGAAATCTATTCAGGCTTCTTAGTCtaatctttaaatatttggtATCCTCAAAACTGTTGCAATATCTTGGCCAAGCTAAAGAAATTGGGTTGTATTGCTAAGAGATACAGCGGCAACCGCAAAGCCCGGCGACAATTGATGGCTAATTTAGCCATGgtggtttgttgttgctcttgcttTTGTTGATCCAGGTTGCGGCTTGTCTTTGCTTTTTTCAttgttaatttgaatttttaatgaagtTATTTTGTGCGAGTCTCTGGCCACGACTAagcgcaaatatttattgcaataGTCATGCCtggcactcacacacaaacataccCTCAAACACACCTCGGATTGGCACAGTGGGCCGCGTTTAGCTGAAAAGCAAGTTCTCGATTCTGGTTTCGAGAAAGTGGAACGGGATCAATAGCCTGCGAAAGCGGCTATGTGACATCAGCTGCGCggtatttcatatttatggtGCTATGACACCAAAACTATGAAGTTGCTAATCTGGAGTTGAATGAATATATGTTTCTCCATTCGGAATTCCCGGAAACATTGATTTCAAGCTCTATTTTTTTATGCCACTTCTAATGGCAGCAGATAAAAGATAGGAAAATGAAGTACTAATTCACGAAGAATTACGAATTTCACGAACTATAAGaactttatatttaaaactttaGTTTCTCGTTacatgcaacataaattcGATGTGTGTGCTCATAAATTTCACATGTGATGTTTTGTGCAACAATGCTGCGCACAACATTTAACAACAATTATAAATAGAAGCAATATAGAATGTTAATTTAGgcctgtttattttttctttaatcgCATGTTTACAAGTTCAAAAACATTGATTGATTTATCTGTTCGGCATTAAATGGTTCTCAAGTGTTGCAACTAATTTCCTATTAAATTGGCTTGATTCCAAAACTCAGCACAACacaaaatttaatacaaaatgtaaaaaaaaaacttggtCGACACAGTGGTTTAAGCAGACAAAAGtgagtttttaaatattatggcTTTCAATGCAAATTTCCAGACAAGGCATGTGCTAAAAGGTAAACAACTTTCAActttcagatacagatacagatcgTATATTTAGGAATAACCAGCTGATTTGTTGGCCAAGAGCATCGCTCGGCTTGCCTGCAAtcctttgttttcaattaaatgattTTGCCCCATATTTTTGGCGAGCTTGAAACGCAGAAATAAAAGGCAGCCAGGAATGGATCGCAGTAACCTCCGATCGATCAACGCCCGCAGCTGTGGAGCTGAGTCATCCACAACCACTTCCAGATACTCGGACGCAAATCTGCTTCACTTTTTGGAGTATTCATTcggttgtatttttttttgccaacgaGTTGCGTGCAAGGAATGAAAATGTGTGCGATAATGACGGCGACTGCTATAATTGTGTAAGATTTGGCAAGCGCTGCGAATTGAAATCAAAACTGATAAACAACATTGAGAAATTGTAGATTTATGAAAAACAAATCGCGTCACTTGATGATGAAGGGAAAATCGAGTAGCCGGGGGCCTGGGAATTTAGGTTTCATTTCAAGTGTCGCTGACAATGAGTGCCAAGGTATAAAAACCAACGCAGCGAATAGAGGGTATTATGTCACCAGCTTAAATGATTCATTATATTGAAATGCCGCAGGGTATTCGAAAGTGTTACTCTTTGCAGCGGTCTTTCAGATTAAACTGGAATATTGAATATGaagtatattttgtttataagtAAACACCCAGTCACGTGCCATTTTATAGAGTTAATATGAattctttacattttgtttgcgTTTCCCATTCGCACATACCACCAATCCAATCAAAATTTAAGGCATTCATTCTTGGCCAGCGGCCAAGAATCAAACAGATTCGGAACAAATCTCTTCGTTTTGGCCTTGTTCCCAATTTGATTATGATTTGGGCACGCCCAATTagttgtattattaaatttgtagGTTCTTGATTTTGCCGTCAAGACCTGTCTCTAAAGTATTTCAGCAATTTTGTATTaaagaataaatttaaaatttagaGTAGATCGCAAgacatttaatatttgtggCCATGATCAAATGGACTTCAATATgcttttaaatgtaaaaatactGATGATTACTTTCtggcaaaaatggaaaacaaaaatctcATTGAACCACTCTTCTCGATTTTCTTTCCAATTTTCTGCTTCTcaagtatatatttaaatgctcGGTAAAATCGAAATAATCACCGATAACAAGACACAACAAATGGCCGCCAGTCGATGACCTCATTCGCAGATGACAAATGATGATCATCACCGATTGCTTTCACTGGTGTCGCCGAGCGGCTAAgaagtataaataaattgttaataacatttatttaaatgtgaGAAACTGACCCCATCGAAAGGCAAAACCGAAATGGAGGTGTAACTAAAAGATCACACAATGaaatcatatatataatatagacaAATTGATCGGTGATGACGTAAGCTCCGAATGCAATTAGCGAAGCTAATTGAAAACCAATTGGCAGCGTGAGAGATTTGGTTATCAATTTACGTTTTGCATTCGCTCGATTATGTTAAACTGCACATTTGCCAGTCCAAAAATGGTTTAAACTCAGAGTTAGTGAAATGTAAATGATCAAAAATGATCAGCAGGCGGTCGCACAATTTCCCATACTAGACTTtcccaaaacaacaacaatagtagCTAGCTAGCTGACCGAcaaaaattaaccaaaaaaatatatatatacgtatatgtatatatatattgcactCCAGCtttattttgctttatttattgcgAAAAGTAAAAGCGACTACACAATCGGCCAACAAATAAgagcaaacaaaagacttTTAAACGAGCACTACAACTCGACACACGGTCTATTCCACGGGCAATGGGCAACAGTAATAATAATGGCAATAATACCCGACATTTGTGTGTTGTGCCAACAGTTTTCAATTGTTGGCCCATTGCAAATGCGGCGGCTCATAAAAAGGCAAAAGGGTAGTGAGGGGTAGTGCTGAACGATAACTCGATagaagacatttttttttatggccatgcACAGTGGGCAGCGTAATTACCGTTAGTCAGTTGTTACCAATAGCGGTCTATTGTCTATCGCCGATTGCCATATACTTCCTGCCAAATTAGATTGCAAATTTTGTGTTCCAACAAGCGAATAATGTGGTTCTGGTTTTCCGCCAACTTAGAACTTTTCTGCCTAACTAACTAGCTATTTAAGTATTAGATCTAGTTAATATAAGGTTCGTAAATCGTTTGTGCTCTATTTACTATAAACAATAGATCACTTAACTTTAAGGCTTGATGACAATAGATGCTTAAGATGTCGCAGTTTCACAAAGTGTGCTATATTaggtttaaaaatgtataagaagtagaaaatattttcaattagaaTAACTTTGATATGAGATATAAATATGAAGTATTAGCCAAGTTTGTGGGAAATTGAGAACAAAGAAATTATGCACATCGTTTGCTGGACTTCCCTTTATGATTTCGATTGAGCACTTGCATCTGAGGTTGATATCTATGAATCTTGTTTTGGGATACAATTACAGTAACAAGTTAATTTGTACCAATGAAAGCTTAATCCGGAAAATGTTTTCTGTTAgtacaacaaaaatattgtccaTTTAAAGTACAGCAATTTTCTGCAGCGATGCACAAGATGAAAAACACTAATTAGAAATGCTTAACTAGTAATTACTTGGGTGTATTATTTGCAAGCTATTCGAATGAAGAAGATGCATATACatactacatatatgtatcttctTTTAATTTCAAACCAATGCTAATGATGATACATTATCACCTTGACTCCCCATTTAATTGCCCATCTGCATACTAATATTAATGGTTACCAAAGAAATATATGTGTTGCTTCGTGACCGAAAACTTGTGCAAAATAAGGCTGTGAGATCTATGGTAAATATGAATATGGATATggtatttgaaatatattttcatggCAAGCGAAACGGAAGTTCTACGGCCAGCAAAGTTTGGCAGAGCGTAAAAGTTTTGTGGGTCTTCCCCCAGTGGAACAACCGCCCCTTACCAAATACCACTATACCATATAGTTGGTAAAAGAACCTGCAATTGACCGAAATCACCGAACTCTAACCTTCACTTGCCGGGCAACCGACTGCCTTATATAGAGTACGTGTGGAAGCTACCCATCCATAGATCACGATTCTGAGAGGCGGCCCCCTAGATGGTCGCCCACCTCTCCACTCGGCATTGTATGTGCTTGTGCCACTTCGCGTGGCAGAGCTGAAAgcaaattgtttgattttctttttgcccGTGCTTTGGCCGCGGAAATGTATAGAAATCGGCTAGCGGAAGCGGTGATGGATTTCCCCCGGCTGCAGGTGGGCGTTTCGGGGCCCTTGAATCGGATGAACTTCAGGGAATGCGCCATTTGTACACCTAGAGATTGTCATCCGGAATGCAGGTTGATTGCCTTTTTCCTTAACTGTCTCTCGAAGCTGGAATATCCAGAACACAGATGTTACTTTGCGGTTTAATATTTGAGAAGCTACATAATTAAGTTGGTTCTAAAGTTTGACGGTTACTAAAACTTACTAATTGGACTTGTGCATATATGTagattatatgtatatacattttatttacatatatattcaaattatcTATTATATATCTGATTTACACCACATTACCTCTGATCCGCTCCCGAATTCCTTCGTTTTGCTGCACTTCATCCATCTATTTTTCTCGTCCGCTTGCCACTTCAGTTGAGTTCAGTTTAATTTACGCCAGCAGCTTAGTTTCGTTTTCACCGCTTAAACgctaataataaaaataataatattaactgTAAATAAATGCTAATTTAATTGTATGCCTGTTtgcttcttttcttttctattcCATTGCAGCAGCTGCGGCACAAAGCAGAGCGAACCAGCAACATGGCACTCCGCcaggcaacagcaacagcagcaactccaACCATAAATCGGCGGCGGCTGTTGAGGAGGAGAACTCGAGCGAGTCGAACACAACCACAAAGGCATCGCTGGCCTTCACCATTGATCATTTCGATGCCTCCGAGAACGATTCTGCGGCACAGGCGGCGCGCTACAAGAACATGATGGAACGTTTCCAGAATCGTCACAAGCGCGGTGCCTCCATGTCCAAGCTGGAGACGGAGAAGGATAACACGACGGCCACATCGAACAGCGGACGGCAGTCGCAGAGGAGCAGTTTGGATGCTGGCAGCAGCATGGCGGACGATGTCTCCTCCCTGACAGCAGCCACGCCCAGCAGCGAACAGGCGCCACCGGTGCAGGTGAAGATGCGAGTGCGGGATCGTAGCGCCTCCCGGGTGCGAGATGCCTCGAAGCGGCACAGTTGGTCGCCCAGGAGCTCGGCCAACGCGACCGAAGCTGTTGCAGCACCTGCACCCAGACCCGCTAGTCGCTCGAAACTGCCACCTCCGCCGGCGGCGACCAAGGGTACCTCCAACATGGTGGCCAACCGCACGGCCAATCAGTTCACACCTCGCTCCACCGCCATGCAGCTGGCCCTGCGCCAGGTGGAGATGCTGTGTCCACAGCCACCGCTAGTGGATGGCAAACCGTCGGCCGAGAACGATGCAGTCAGCGAGGCAGGCACCTACACCCTCGACGGGGACAACTATACGGAGGAGCAGAAGGATCTCATGAacatcgatagaaatttaaaggAGGCGGCCGCAAAGCAGCGACCCAAGCAATTGCCAGTTAAGTCCAGTCGTGGCAGCAATGTCCTCGAGGTCAACTACTACCACGAAACGCCGCTGCAAGAACAGCTGCCACAGCAATTGCCAGCACAGAGGAGTTCCACAGGTCAGAAAACTGATTTAgaagtatttatatataatagaAAGTTATAATTTACGTTCGATGATGAAAGATTTGTGTGAACCAGAGTTCAATGAGTTTCCTTAATTGAGCACACACTGATTACCGTTTATTTTTCCGCAGGTGCCTATCTGGATCAACTCAAGAGTCGCGTGCTGCGTCAGCAGGTTCCCCTATCGCCTCCAACTCCCCCGTCGCCGGCGGCGGATATGGGCTGCTTTACCAGTGTGACCACCAGTGGAGTGCTGGCCAAACAGCGCGCCTTGGATACCCATCCGAAGCTCAGTCGACACTCGCACAGCTTGTCCACCTCGCAGATCGACAGCTCCGAGTATGTTAGCAATGAGGCTAAACTTAGGCACACGCAAGCCTTGTCCGGATCGGCCACCGATCGCCAGAAGGCCGAGTATCGACTAAATGTGTTCACCACCAGCAACAATCAGCAGCACCAGTTGCCGGATACACCCACCACGCCCACGCAGAGCTCGGAGGCCGCATTGCTGCAGACGGCACAGACCAAGCAGGATTGGATCCAGGAGTGGGCGCGCAATGCGCGTGCCAGGAGCCTGGCGCAGGATGTGAGCGGCACGAGCGCCGCTCGCcggaagcagcaacaacagcagcaggcacAAGCGCAGGCACAGGTAAGCTAGTCAACCGGTTTTGCACCGGATTTTGGGCAAGCTTCTTTGATAAGTAATTTATGGAAAATCCCATTTTATTGGCATAATCTTGTCTGGCTAGTTTCGGGTGCTAAATGAGTCACCCTAAAAAATTCAACGGAGTATAAAAtgtgttttacttttttaagaATATAGAACAGAATGTATGCAACAATAACTTCTATAACACAGTTTCGTTTGAATAACTCGCTTTATTATGATGTAGTCGCAGTCATTGGAAATGTGATTTAACAAATAATTAGCGATATTTGCTATGTTCAAGTGACGTTGTGCTATTTAGCTGGCATTGTTTACCTCATCCTATTAACAGATTAGATTGCTGAAATGATTCATCACAGTGATCTAATGGATAAAACATACAAtgcaaaatttgtatataaaattaaaattattgtttgAAATTTTAGTTACATTAAAAGAATAATAATCATCATAATTCAAACATAACAACAATTTAAAGGATCAATTTTGTGAGATAAATTTGAGGGCAAAATGtttgtatataaattttaaattttacatttgttttacatatgtaaaatataCGTGAAGTAAAGACTGTCTTAGCACGGACACAAACCCATTTACAAAGCAAGCCATAAATGAAGTACTCTTTTTTGGGCTTAATTACAGAAAAAATGAGGAATGGGATTAATGAGGAAAACTGTTTGTTAAACTGTTTCTCTATACATAGAATTGGTTACTAATATTCCTTTCTTTAAATTTCAGCAACTGATGACGCGCAGCTATAATTGCTCCGACACGGGAGGCGATTCCTTGACGGACGACAGCCTCAGTTTGTACAACCAGCAGCGGCAGTATGCGGCGGCAGCCAAGCTCAATCGCAATCTGGCGGAGCGGTATCGCCTACTGGGCGACTGTGACTACGCCAGCGATCCGGCGCTGTGCAGCCAtggcggtggtggaggtggACAGGTGCTGGAACCAGGTTACAAGCCACCAAAGAGTCCCAGCAAGATACCCTCGCCGCTGCACACGCTGGGACGTGCGCGCAGTGCCAGTCGCTCGCGCCCGTCAACGGATGCATACTTGGAGCAAACGGCTGCGGCTATAAGTAATCTCCAGCAGTCACTTTCGCGCAGAAGTTCGGTTAAGTCACCGGCTCAGAGCAGTCCGCAGCATAGTCTGGAATCGGGAATGGGTGCCGGAGCTGGCGGTGGCTATAGACGATCTCCGCTCCATCGAGCGCTCATGACCAGCAGCATCAATGAGgcgcagctgcagctgctcacCAGTGGCGAGTATCTGCTGAAGCAATTGCGTCGCCGGAAAAACTCCCT is from Drosophila melanogaster chromosome 3L and encodes:
- the CG42671 gene encoding uncharacterized protein, isoform I yields the protein MTSYANDTTTAAAATTATSAAATSSDGAAEAATTAVAAHQSAVGGVAPSADTSKVKSRDNLSIGRGQYVDDDGNSSDGREKADTTPENIKKIAEIIDSPDGTTSANSPIPSPRHVQLRNPMNPGFVGLGAAIDDSCGKFCLGKPPPSPAEKAAAQSRANQQHGTPPGNSNSSNSNHKSAAAVEEENSSESNTTTKASLAFTIDHFDASENDSAAQAARYKNMMERFQNRHKRGASMSKLETEKDNTTATSNSGRQSQRSSLDAGSSMADDVSSLTAATPSSEQAPPVQVKMRVRDRSASRVRDASKRHSWSPRSSANATEAVAAPAPRPASRSKLPPPPAATKGTSNMVANRTANQFTPRSTAMQLALRQVEMLCPQPPLVDGKPSAENDAVSEAGTYTLDGDNYTEEQKDLMNIDRNLKEAAAKQRPKQLPVKSSRGSNVLEVNYYHETPLQEQLPQQLPAQRSSTGAYLDQLKSRVLRQQVPLSPPTPPSPAADMGCFTSVTTSGVLAKQRALDTHPKLSRHSHSLSTSQIDSSEYVSNEAKLRHTQALSGSATDRQKAEYRLNVFTTSNNQQHQLPDTPTTPTQSSEAALLQTAQTKQDWIQEWARNARARSLAQDVSGTSAARRKQQQQQQAQAQAQQLMTRSYNCSDTGGDSLTDDSLSLYNQQRQYAAAAKLNRNLAERYRLLGDCDYASDPALCSHGGGGGGQVLEPGYKPPKSPSKIPSPLHTLGRARSASRSRPSTDAYLEQTAAAISNLQQSLSRRSSVKSPAQSSPQHSLESGMGAGAGGGYRRSPLHRALMTSSINEAQLQLLTSGEYLLKQLRRRKNSLEYDPSQEVEHVEPAAAPLSPLRRSSSFQQQQGQPPVRQARPNFQNLYTPPAARHAHALSTVHQQQQLKKSASSNNFEQAYSDYDNELQYYINDEDEMGTTGAYYSSNEEEEAVENHEDQGAVPLSNTRMNKALLMRIERSKQRVAGTQAPAKPTSAPAGKLSMAQSGAGLVACPNTPEMPRRGIKSAPRAAPGSGNRVARQSMPRETSLSRLAQQVPSSLANAKKQLLQTANAGVTSNSRDQRVQPKYMDISKYKSAQSNNFLRKNDAKSTLKPADQMKRSPSASSMGLSRGEGTRASNRSVRSAASAMNTSTTSLGGGNPGSRNSSAIRRDASVNKQKEAEMAMWKRRSTYDPMKAAAEDRRKKEEARRAQNEAQRQINDDVDEIPFERPSRSHYRRGQLXPTDGVLVTDF
- the CG42671 gene encoding uncharacterized protein, isoform D — its product is MTSYANDTTTAAAATTATSAAATSSDGAAEAATTAVAAHQSAVGGVAPSADTSKVKSRDNLSIGRGQYVDDDGNSSDGREKADTTPENIKKIAEIIDSPDGTTSANSPIPSPRHVQLRNPMNPGFVGLGAAIDDSCGKFCLGKPPPSPAEKAAAQSRANQQHGTPPGNSNSSNSNHKSAAAVEEENSSESNTTTKASLAFTIDHFDASENDSAAQAARYKNMMERFQNRHKRGASMSKLETEKDNTTATSNSGRQSQRSSLDAGSSMADDVSSLTAATPSSEQAPPVQVKMRVRDRSASRVRDASKRHSWSPRSSANATEAVAAPAPRPASRSKLPPPPAATKGTSNMVANRTANQFTPRSTAMQLALRQVEMLCPQPPLVDGKPSAENDAVSEAGTYTLDGDNYTEEQKDLMNIDRNLKEAAAKQRPKQLPVKSSRGSNVLEVNYYHETPLQEQLPQQLPAQRSSTGAYLDQLKSRVLRQQVPLSPPTPPSPAADMGCFTSVTTSGVLAKQRALDTHPKLSRHSHSLSTSQIDSSEYVSNEAKLRHTQALSGSATDRQKAEYRLNVFTTSNNQQHQLPDTPTTPTQSSEAALLQTAQTKQDWIQEWARNARARSLAQDVSGTSAARRKQQQQQQAQAQAQQLMTRSYNCSDTGGDSLTDDSLSLYNQQRQYAAAAKLNRNLAERYRLLGDCDYASDPALCSHGGGGGGQVLEPGYKPPKSPSKIPSPLHTLGRARSASRSRPSTDAYLEQTAAAISNLQQSLSRRSSVKSPAQSSPQHSLESGMGAGAGGGYRRSPLHRALMTSSINEAQLQLLTSGEYLLKQLRRRKNSLEYDPSQEVEHVEPAAAPLSPLRRSSSFQQQQGQPPVRQARPNFQNLYTPPAARHAHALSTVHQQQQLKKSASSNNFEQAYSDYDNELQYYINDEDEMGTTGAYYSSNEEEEAVENHEDQGAVPLSNTRMNKALLMRIERSKQRVAGTQAPAKPTSAPAGKLSMAQSGAGLVACPNTPEMPRRGIKSAPRAAPGSGNRVARQSMPRETSLSRLAQQVPSSLANAKKQLLQTANAGVTSNSRDQRVQPKYMDISKYKSAQSNNFLRKNDAKSTLKPADQMKRSPSASSMGLSRGEGTRASNRSVRSAASAMNTSTTSLGGGNPGSRNSSAIRRDASVNKQKEAEMAMWKRRSTYDPMKAAAEDRRKKEEARRAQNEAQRQINDDVDEIPFESVLRPANNMTITSGGNSYSPRNSVENDAWTLGESSEYGEYPDDYDENDEEHGDEDIDYVGQESDDVFETESGEAAVQGAQ